One Xyrauchen texanus isolate HMW12.3.18 chromosome 26, RBS_HiC_50CHRs, whole genome shotgun sequence genomic window, AATAGTAGCCAAAACCATTTAATAACATTCTTTATTACAATGCAGATCCAATACACAAAGTATAAGTTAGCCTACATTTTATACactaacatttttgtcaaaataccGCAGTTCATGTTACTATAAAATTGCAATACATTTTAGTAAGGGAGGGTGATTATGTGTAAAGCATTATAACTGCAACTTCTAAGAGACTGTTGTTGAAATCTTAGATCAATTTGGCAAAGAGATAATATACTTTACATGTGGCGGTGTGGAGGGTGGGGTCCATAATCAGGCTAATTTAGCCTATGAGAGGGATAAAAGatgactggagacggcagtgcaacagagagagagatttacctgtgtgtgtttgtctttttggttcagtttattatttatattgtcaagccggttcttgcctcctcctttccattatccCTTTACAATACACCATAatattaatgtggaaaaatgtaaataaaaatatatcaatataatatcAAGAGAAAAACATATCACGATACtttaaaaaatctatatttttttcccCACCTCTAGTCATGGGTTCGAATTCTGAGGAATACACAtaaaaactgatcaaatatacAATATACCTTAAAAGCTCTCTCTGCCAAACACATAAATGTTTATATCAGATAGGAGTCTCACattgcattgtttttaaaattgtaattgaatCGCTGCTATTCCCTGCAGGTGTGTATTCTCTCTCTGTGAGACACAGGACCATCAAGCACTATAAGATATTTCGTATGACTAATAGCTGGTACTACATCTCACCACGGCTTACCTTCCAGTGTCTGGAGGATATGATCAATCACTACTGTGGTGAGAACCTATCCTACTGAAAAAAGCCTGGTGAATTGGTTTAAGCTGAATTTCAACAGGGTACTCTATATATAACACATAACTCCAATAATTTTGTGgaaaatgtctcattctgagTCAATCATCAACAGAATGCTGGAATAAAGACATATCTCTCAAACAAAGATTTAATGTTGAATTTAGGATTATATTTTGTAGATAAGAGCAGAGAATGGGTGTATTAGACCTTGACACTTACATATGTTTTGGTTTTCTCTCAGACTCTTCAGATGGTATATGTTGCGTTCTCAGCACTCCTTGTCTGGCTCTATCCAACCCTGTCCCAAGCTCAACCCAGGAAGCACCCCCTGTGGTAATGCGCCATAACTTGGATTGGAAGAAAGTGAATAGGTATATTTCTGTCTTTCCAACATTCAGTAGGTCAAAGTTTAAGGACATTCTAACAAATTCCTTTTAAGGCAGATCAGTTCACTTGGTGGCCAACTTGTTCGAATTTTCATTGTAGTCATTAGGACATCTCAAGTAAATATCCTTTTTATAATATAATGCCTTTATTTAAAAcaagattggctcttttaactgaaagGCAGGACTTCCATTCCTACAGCTATCTTATTACGCATTACAATTTCTCCATTTCATTTTTCTGTGAGTGGTCCATCTCTTTTGTATTATACTGTCTCTAATGCTAACCTCTTCCTCCACATACTGAATGTTCATCACAGCTTATGTACATCTAGCCATGGTTGTGGCAATGACTGTTATGTTGATAAGTTTCTCTGTGAATAGATCACAGTTGATGAGCCCAGGTGAGATGGATGCATTGGACAACAAAGATAACATGTTGAGCTACGGGTTGAGGAGCAGCATAGCCGGCTATCTGTCTTTAACATCAATACCTAATGCTGGGCAGTCCAAAGACCGCAAAAAGAAGAGCAAATCTGTCTATGTCATGCCTGATCACAGTAATATGGCTATAGATGAGGACATTTAGCACATGACCTATGACACAGATCTGCCAACACATGATAGATGGACACAGTATTTTTTGACTTCAATATTATACACATTTCATTCTTATAAACACTGAATCTGAAAACTATATTATTGGGATATGCAGCAATAGAATGTTAGAGAGTAATAGTTATTGTTCGATACTTAAACTGCTTGCAGTTTTATCGATATTTGTGGATGTGTGTGAATACAGAAGTATTGgattttttaatgtacatttgtCAAAAGCCACTGTTTCAAACTTGTCAGTGACACTTTTTTTGAAAGTGGAAACTGATATTTCTCTACTTATCTTTTAATAAATCTTACCTTTtgcactttatttatttgtttatcactCTTCAGGACTTCAACAGCTACAGACATAGGGAacttttatgtaatattttacatGTCAACCATATTCCAGGATTGAGGTTTGTTCTGAGAAACACATTGAACCCCAATccattcaaagaaaaaaaaaaatctcattatcAAGGCTCTGTCAGGCTCATGTTGTTGTCTTCATACAGTGTGCTAGGCAGCTAAATCTAAACGGTAAACATATGGAGTGTTAATTAGTGTCATGTATCACATTTATCTGATGTAACAAGCAGAACACAAAGAGGGCTGACACAAAGGCACATGGTGAATTACAATAACTTTTTCATCATCTGATGGCTCTTTTTgcttttgcatttaatttaacaGGTCCCACataatattaggtgtctttaactactatgttctgacattacatacaatacaatatactTATTCTGTAACTACATTTTGCTTGGCCAAATTCTTACAAAATTAACATTTGCTACTAATAAGGTACAGGTAGTTAAAGGGatagggtttagattagggttagattaaaggttggggtagggttaggattaggtgtGAGGATAACATTTTAactagatgtaattaaatgcaggtactttaaatgtaagtataatgaaacaacaaatacataagtacattgtattcAATTCATGAGTAAatggtagttaaagacacctaatataaagtaggTTCTTTATTTTCTAGTAGTTATGACATTGAGTTCATAGAAATACATTAAATGACAAGTTCCTTTAGGAAACTCTATATGGCATGGCTGGTAAGTTAAACAGGTGCACCTCATCACCCAATCAGAAGTTTTTCCCTTGTGTTAAAATATATAAAGCTGCTACTCAACTCACACAACACTATGGGAAATGGCTACAGCAGCACAGTATTTGTAgcgttatctctccacctcccccgcaccacttgtctagatctgctttACAGGGGGCTTATCTTGATTTTGGTACAGTCTCTGCAGCATCATGTTTTCATGCCTGCAGTATTATAACTTCGGtcaagcagcagcagcatgcgtatagcagatctagtctgcaaAGACCAAGCTTACTTCACAGTCATTAAAATCAATACAAATCTTTATTCTTTCGGAGAGTTGTCctaaattaactttaaaaataCAGACAATTAAAGAGAAGTTAGACTATACAACAGGCAATACAACTGTAATCTAAAATTAGCTAATTCATTATACATGTCATTTCTAAATTTAGTAATTAATTTGGTAACTTATAACTCATTGTGCTGTAGTGTTTTATTTCACACAAGTAGTAGCAATACTTAAACAGTTACAAATGTTTTACAATGTTTTCCCTTGTTGTATTTGCCTTACAGTGAGTATTTGTGTATGCAAGTTATTTGTTCAGTGTCCCTTTAATTCCGGGTGCATTTCCCCTGTGGAGGGAAAAAGGTTGGAATTGGAACAGCGCTTGCGCAAGAGTCTGGCTCTCTTCTTGAATGTGCACCGAGTGCACAGGTGCTGCTGTTATTGCGGTTTGGCCGGTACTTCTAATAAAGACGATAAGTTGAACTACACCGTTGTAACCCGTGTTTATTTTGTGTCATTCACGCCTAAGGAAACTGGAGTGTTCACCGACGCAGAGTCGCAAAATAAGGGTTACACAACttatactaccatgatgtataaaacTATACAAtttgaatattataatttttcttcaaattacagtaatgagaaaacAAGTACAATCTTATACAATGGTAAAAAATTGGCTTGTGAAATGGCATAGCTATGTGCGcaaagagaaaataatgtttataaatgcTGTGTTTACAATATTGTTCAATTTTCATTCACaatatacttttttaaatttaGTCCACCTCATGTGTATGTCTAAATGGAGATTTTGCTTGTTTACAAGTTTGACTTTGGTACTGTGTAATTCTTGTATACAAACAAGTGGTTTCGACCAGAGGTGGGTTAAGTAGCCAAAcattgtactcaagtaaaagtagttactttaaaaaaaataaaaattaaaaaatattgctcaagtaaaaacataaataattattctATTAAGAGTAAGaaattatccaattaaaagagcaCTCAATTAGGGAGTAAATCATtaatttcacaaatgacataagaCATTTACTCccatatattccattacataatacacatttaacacgcattacagaattattaataatggaagttccaaatccatatgacttgcaacacaataaggagattttcTACAGagtgtcactatttactttcagtgaatgtgttttttactctacattttgaaagtgaatggtgactgagactgtcagtccccaacattctgtctaacatgtgttccacagaatacagaaggtcacatgggtttggaacaacatgagggcagggaaatgacagaatattaaattatgactgAGCTATTACTTTAAAGgtataatttacccaaaaatgaaaattctctaatcatttactcaccttcatgccatcccagatgtgtgacttcctttcttctgcagaacacaaatgatatttaggagaatatttcagatctgttggtcagtacaatgcaagtgaatgggtgccacaatttgtatgctccaaaaagcacataagtaATCATAagagtaatcaatatgactctagttgaatccatatcttcagaagtgatatgataggtgtgtgagagaaacagatcaatatttgtcatttgttgctagaaattcttctccctgcccagcaggggcgatctgcagagaagaatgtgaaacacgaagtgatctgtttctcatccacaccaaacacatcacttctgaagatattgatataaccactggagccatatggattactttttgagctttaaaatgttggcacccattcactggcattgtatggaccaaaagagctgagatattctaaaaatcttcattggagttcagcagatgaaagtcatacacatctgtaatgaTGTAAGGTGAGTAAAGAAGTCTTGGTAATGTTTTAGATTACGGCTCGCAATTTACAGTGAAAGTACACCAAATTTACAGCGTACCTTTTTGAAATAATTGTATACCTATAAATTACTTGCATGTaagtataagggaacaatatgcaaagtttagggaataaaggggtaacatggaaaaaaaaaaaaacacaagtaatTTGTACTGAAAGTAGTTTATATTTAAGgggtaaaatatatatacacatacatatatacacacacctaggtttttgttttctttgttaacCATGGGGTACATATTCTGCAATTACTGGATACATGGAGATTACTGAAAACTTGAAATCTAGGGAAATTAGTTAAGGAGTTTCTGCTatgattttatttagaattttcaaTGTAGGCTGCTTACCTTATGAAAGTGTATTGCATACAGTCAATCTCAGCTGCGAGTCACGCTAGATGACAAATGAGCATGGTTTACGgagcacgtggatatgcttgtttctcaacaaaaacattatacaatataaacatgagaaCTATTATATGCCGAGTGTTTATATTGTCCTGTACGTTTACTGCAtcagtttaattttctttgttttgcgtgagcttaaatgctttcattccattttttggttttcattgtttaaataaaaaacaggaCATGATATTGTAAATCTTGGTGCCCAAGGAGTCAAGAGAagatgcaacacacacacacacacacacttcagggGAGTTGCATGCAGTGGAAGGCTCGGAGACAcgggccatggaaggctcggaGATCACGCCATAACCCTGTAGGTGAGAAGAGAACTGGGAGATGAGTTACGATGGAGAAGGAGGGTAGTGAGGGTCAATGGAGGATCAGAGTGGCATCAACATGCTCAATCAGGGAAAGATTCCCCACCTCAGGAAGCACTGTCGCATGATAGTAATTTAACCCCATACCATACATGGGCTTGAGGTACTTATCTGAAAAGTCTGTAGTAGCAGCAAGCCAAAGGAACCTGGTTGAATACTCCAGTAGGGGAAGATCCAGGAATAAAGCTGTTGGCTCCATGCTCAAGTTGGTATGGATGAAATGAATCCATAATCCTTAGTATcggtcagtccttctgtaacaCCTGGTGCCCAAGGAGTTAAGAGGAGACGCAGGGGTAGGAACATTTAATCACTAACGTTGGAGTGGAACATACGCTGGCATGGAAACAACCACTAAATCCTAACATTAACATTCAAACTTTaccattcaaggactgacaactacTAGACAAAACTAGTCggtatatatacacttggaaacttaatgagggaatggcatacaggtggggataacaagaagtgattagggcagtggatactgggaaatgtagtgcaggagaaagcttcaaaataagagtccttgaacactgtggagacaaactgacagatataagcttgttttgattataatttgaagcttgtttttttaatggtgacgcaacctttattactaaaaaaaatattttacaatgtctCTTTCTGATTAagtaccttcatttaaataatagaatattcaaatattcgttTTTTTATGAGCTAAAATATtagaataccaaattattgatgaatgcccatccctactaaAAATAACCTCACACTGTCTTATCAGTTTACTCTTAATTGGGTGAAGAATGAGTTAGCATTTTCTTTGGGTTGAGATATATGTTTAATGAAACCAATATATGTTTAATGGGAGCTCACATCTGGTGGTGCACACATACTGGGTTTGGTGTAGTCTTCCACTGGAAACCATTGCAGCCACTTTCTCCTGGAACCCAGAATGCTATCATGGACATTCTCATTTACTGTTATCAGGTTATCAGTGAGTCAACTAAAATTGTTGCCAGCtccaaactattaaaaaaaagttgGGTCAATATGTAGGTAGCATGTGTTGAACATACCTTGTAAAGGTGGAAAATGAACAAAGGTGTACATGAAAGTTAAGGATGAAACATAATTTCCAGTGAACACACAGCCAAAGGGATACATATCTGAGACAGACGTAGAACATGGCAAAGAAATGCAATTTAATAGTAACAAACAGGATACATTCACAGGGCACAATGTCATCTCAAATTTAgcctaacaaaaacaacaactaatGCTGCTTTGGAATCCCATTCAATATTATCATTATAGTATAGTAGTCTTCATACTGGTAGAGCTGCTGGACTTTGTTCCTAAATAATCAGTAAGATGGAGATAAAGACCTCTTCTAATCTGTTGTAGTAACACCTCTTAACATCTGTGTGATGATATAACAGCTCCCAGATCAAGTAAAACACCAAAAGCAGTATGTGGTGGTTTATATCTTTGCTCTatgagattataaaaacatgcacacaagtCTGCTCTTCCTTTGAATGGgaaaatgtaatgaatgtaatTTAGCCTCAGGCCCAGCTGTCCAAATCTGAAGATGGGCCCTGGCATACCATGAAaagttcaaataaatgtttgcttcCCCTTTA contains:
- the LOC127620121 gene encoding src-like-adapter, with translation MGNVMKREEEKRTASNSLDSVSKDCDSLVVLSDYPCRDISEPIFRMGDRLIGLSEDGCWWKVRSLQTGSENYIPNNHVAKVYHGWLFEGVERQKAEDLLSLPGNGVGSFLIRESQREKGVYSLSVRHRTIKHYKIFRMTNSWYYISPRLTFQCLEDMINHYCDSSDGICCVLSTPCLALSNPVPSSTQEAPPVVMRHNLDWKKVNRSQLMSPGEMDALDNKDNMLSYGLRSSIAGYLSLTSIPNAGQSKDRKKKSKSVYVMPDHSNMAIDEDI